The window GAGCGCGGGAACGATGTCGAGGAGCTTCGCAACCGCATCGCCGAAGCCCGGATGAGCAAGGAGGCAGAGGAGAAAGCGATAACGGAGTTCAAGCGGCTCGAGGCGATGCCGCCAATGTCCGCGGAGGCCACGGTATCGAGGAATTATCTGGATTGGCTGCTCAACGTGCCCTGGCACAAACGTACCCGCGAGAGCCGCGACATCGGGCGCGCCGAGCGTGTTCTGGACGAAGACCACTACGGGCTTCAGAAGGTCAAGGACCGCATCATCGAGTTCCTCGCCGTACGGCGGCTCGTGAAGAAGCAGCGGGGGCCCATCTTGTGTCTGGTGGGACCGCCGGGGGTGGGCAAGACGTCTCTGGCCCGTTCGGTTGCCCGGGCGACGAACCGGAAGTTCGTTCGTCTGTCCCTAGGGGGCATTCGCGACGAGGCAGAAATCCGCGGCCATCGGCGCACCTACATCGGGGCATTTCCCGGCCAGATCATTCAGATGATGAAGAAGGCGGGGACAGTGAACCCACTCATCCTTCTCGACGAGGTCGACAAGATGAGCATGGACTTTCGTGGCGACCCGGCATCCGCCCTTCTGGAAGTGCTGGACCCGGAGCAGAATCACTCGTTTCATGACCACTATCTCGACGTCGAGTACGACCTTTCGAACGCCATGTTCATCGCGACGGCGAACGTCATGCAGAACATGCCGCAGGCGCTCATGGATCGGCTCGAGGTCATCCGAATTCCCGGCTATACCGAGGAGGAGAAGCTCGAGATCGCCAAACGCTTCCTCGTGGCCAAGCAAAAAGAAGCGAACGGCCTGAAGAGCAAGAAGGTCTCGATGAGTGTGGGGGCGATCGCGGAGATCATCCGACGGTATACGCGCGAGGCGGGAGTACGGTCGCTCGAACGCGAAATCGCTTCCGTCTTTCGCAAGGTGGCCCGCCGACTCGTCAAAGAGGGGGGCTCGATCGAGATCGAGGTCACTCCGGAAACGATCGAAACCTATCTCGGCGTCCCCAAATTCAGGCCACGCAACAAGGAAGGCGAGGCCGAGGTGGGGATGGCCACGGGATTAGCCTGGACGGAAGTGGGCGGAGAGCTCTTGACGACCGAAGCCACTTTGATGCCGGGCAAGGGCGACCTCACGATTACCGGCAAGCTCGGTGAGGTCATGCAGGAGTCGGCGAGGACGGCGGTCTCGGTCATTCGATCGCGCGCCGACATCTACGGCCTTCCCCCGGATTTTCACAAGAAACTCGACATCCATCTCCACGTTCCCGAAGGGGCGATCCCCAAGGATGGCCCCTCGGCCGGAATCACCATGGCCACCGCGCTTCTTTCGGTGCTATCCGGCATCCCGGTTCACTCCGACGTGGCGATGACGGGCGAGGTGACGCTACGGGGAAAAGTGCTCGCCATCGGAGGCGTCAAAGAGAAGCTCCTCGCCGCCCACCGCGCCGGAATCACCAAGATCATTCTTCCACGCGACAACGAGAAGGATCTCTCCGAGCTGCCGGAAGAGGTTCGCAAGGAGCTCACCATCACGCTCGTCGAGAAAGTAGAAGAAGTCTTCGCGGTGGCGCTCACCGCGCCCATTTCCAGCCCGTCGGCCGAATCCGTGGAGGATTCCGAGTCCGGCCTCGAGCCCGAGATCCGCGAGGAGGGTCCCGTGGCGGGCGAATCAGTCACACATTAGTTTACGTACCCATTGACGAGGTCTCTAGTCTTGACAGCATGGCCGGCCAGGAACGATGAGCCGAACCCAGACGCTACAGCTCGTTCGCAGCGCCGCTTCTCCCCCCGACTTCCCCGAGGACGACCTGCCGGAAGTGGCAGCGGTAGGACGATCCAATGTGGGCAAGTCGAGCCTGCTGAACCGGCTCGTAGGCCTGAGGAAGCTCGCGTTCGTTTCCAAGACGCCGGGCCGAACGCAGGTCGTCAACTTCTTCCGCGTCAGCGAACGATTGATGCTCGTAGATCTCCCCGGCTACGGCTTCGCCCGAGCCCCGGTCGCCGTCAGGAGAAAGTGGGAAAGGCTGATAACGAGCTATCTCTTCGAGCGCAAGAAAGAGCGTTTGGTCCTGCTTCTCGTGGACCTTCGACGAGACCCGCTGGCGAGCGATCTGGGCATGCGCGACCGGATCGAGCAAGCGGGGCTCGACTATGTCGTCGTGGCGACGAAGGCGGACAAGCTGGGTCGAAGTCGCCGGCGAGACCAGCTGGCGAAGCTGACAGGAGCCTTTGGGGCCGCGGGAGCTATTCCCGTCATTCCGTTTTCCGCGGTCACGAGTGAAGGAAGGAAAGAGCTATGGAAGGTGATCGAGAGACACGTTCGCGGGGCGAGACGAGCACCGAAGAAATAGCCGAGGCACCCCCTCGCAACGAAGTTAAGACGAAGTCCCTGAACATCGCCGAGCTCAAGGAGATGAACATCTCCGGCCTCGCCAAGGTCGCCAAGGACCTCGGGGTCTCGGGCGCGACGGGCATGCGCAAGCAGGAGCTCATCTTCAAGATTCTGCAAGCCCAGACCGAGCAGAGCGGCTTGATTTTTTCCGAGGGCGTCCTGGAGTGCCTGCCCGATGGTTTCGGTTTCCTGCGTGCGCCCGAGTACAACTATCTACCCGGACCGGACGACATCTACGTTTCCCCATCCCAGATACGGAAGTTCGACCTGAGAACCGGTGACACGATCTCCGGCCAGATCCGCCCGCCCAAGGAAGGTGAGCGCTACTTCGCGCTGATCAAAGTGGAGGCGGTGAACTTCGAGCCTCCGGAAGCGGCACGGGAACGGATCTTCTTCGACAACCTCACCCCGCTCTACCCTCAGGATCGCATCCGGCTCGAGACGGCCAAGGAGAACCTGTCGGCGCGGGTCATGGATCTGATGACCCCCATCGGCAAGGGTCAACGCGGGCTCATCGTGGCCGCTCCTCGCACGGGCAAAACGATGCTGCTCCAGAACATCGCCAACAGCATCACCGCCAACCATCCCGAGGTGGTGCTCATCGTGCTGCTCATCGATGAACGGCCCGAAGAGGTGACCGACATGCAGCGTTCGGTCCACGGCGAGGTCATCAGCTCCACTTTCGACGAGGCCGCTTCACGCCACGTGCAGGTGGCGGAGATGGTGATCGAGAAGGCCAAGCGCCTCGTAGAGCACAAGCGTGACGTCGTGATCCTGCTGGACTCCATCACCCGGCTTGCGCGGGCCTACAACACCGTCGTGCCGCCTTCGGGCAAAGTGCTCTCCGGAGGTGTCGATAGCAACGCGCTCCAGAGGCCCAAGCGGTTCTTCGGCGCGGCACGCAACATCGAGGAGGGAGGCTCCCTCACGATCATGGCCACCGCGCTCATCGAGACCGGAAGCCGCATGGACGACGTCATCTTCGAGGAGTTCAAGGGCACGGGCAACATGGAGATCCACCTCGACCGAAAGCTCGTGGACAAGCGCGTGTTCCCCTCGATCGACATCAACAAGAGCGGCACCCGCAAGGAAGAGCTCCTGCTGTCGAAGGACGAGCTCAACCGCGTCTGGATCCTGCGCAAGGTCCTCTCGCCGCTGTCGCAGGTCGAGGCGATGGAGCTACTTCTCGACAAGATGGGAAAGACCAAGGACAACCAGGAGTTTCTCTCGTCGATGTCGGGGCAGTGAGCTCCGCTAGTCCCCTCCCGGGCCATCCGCCGTAAAGTAGCTCACGACCGCGTTGAGCTCGTGGCTCAAGCGCTCGACGGCGTGCTCGTAGAGATCTCTCGCGGAGAGAATTCCGACCACCCGTCCCTCGTCGTCGAGGACGGGGATGTGTCGGAAATGCTGCCCCACCATCATCTGAAGAGCGTCTCCATAGGGCATGTCGCGCTTGGCGGTGACGGGGTCGCGGGTCATCACCGCGCGCACTCGTGTGGAAGCAACGTCTTTCTGGTGGAGAGCGACCCGGTTCATCACGTCGCGCTCGGTGAAAATTCCGATGAGACGCCCGTCCTCGACGACGGCGGCGGCGCCGACGTTGTGTTCTTGCATCTGGCGCACGGCGTCGAGAACCGAGCTCTCAGGCTCGACCGTGACGGCGGGAACCGTTGCGATCTTCAGCAGGCCCATGACGCCTCCCGAAAATTCCGTCTTCCATCTTTTATCCGAGTGCGCCGCTCGGGCGGGAGCGGCCCACCGCCGCCAGCTCCTTCAACAGGGCTCGAAAGCGGGCCTTCCAATTCCTGAAGGCTCTCGTCCGTGCGAGCGACCGCGAGACGTCGCGTCTCCAGGCCCGGTTGGGAGCGTTCCTAGGGGCCAGCAACGGCGGGCCGATGCGCACCGGGGTGGTGTAACCATAGTTCCTTCGAATCGATGTCGACGAACCGTAACAGCGAGCGAGCATGTAGTTACCCTCTCTCCCAGGCTCCGCCACGGGGAGCGTGATTCTCCGACGTGTGCGGACGCGGGGAACGGAGGAGCCTCGATGGGCTCCTCCGTCCGGATTTACGATTGATTAGTGGACCTTGACGTCGATGGCACGAGGACGAGACGCCTCCGTCTTCGGGAGCGTGAGAACCAGGATGCCGTCACGATACTTCGCGTGGATACTCTGGCTCTCCACCATCGTCGGGAGCGAGAAAGATCGACTGAAACGGCCGAACGTTCGCTCCGAACGGAGATACTCGGACCTGTGCCCGTCGTAAGCCTCGGCGCGACGACGTTCACCGCTGATCGATAGCACTCCGTTCTCAACACGAACGTCTATGTCTTCCTTTTTGAAGCCCGGAAGCTCGGCCTCGATCGTCAGGACGTCGCCGTTATCGCGGATGTCCACGGCGGGATACCAACCCGTCATGGTTGGCTGAACCACGGTCGGATCCGTCGCGACAGGCGTAAAAGGGTTGAACAGCTGATTGAACCGCCCAGCGAGGGTGTCGAAATCCCGCAGGAACGGTTCCCAACGAACCAATCCAGTCATTGTGACACCTCCGTTTGATCTAGGGGCTGAACCCCCTGTCCTTCATACGGGGAAATTCTATCACGTGGATCCACACCGGTCAAGAAATCTTCGCAAGAATTTGAAGATTAACTCGAATAAATATCTGTCAGCGTACTAATATCTTCGACGCGACTACAGAGCTTTGGCACCCCGTCGAAAAACAAGCACCTTCAAATAGTCCGCCTCGGGAAAACGGACCGGATGATCGAGCTCGGCGGGGACGCGGGCGAGAAAGTGAAACCCGCTCCCGAGCGACTCGGCGACCAGGGCCTGGAACCTCGTCGCCTCGATTCGTGAGGTGCAACAGCAGGCGACCAGAATGCCATCAGGACTCACGCGTGGCGCGAGCGCTTGATAGAGCCGCCGATAGGCGACCAGAGCCCGAGGCACTTGACGGGCCTGGCTGGTCATCTGGGGAGGATCCACGAGCACGAGGTCGAATCGTTCCGCGCGATCGAGCTTCCGCACCCATTCGAAGGCGTCGGCCTGAACCCAGCGGTGACGGTCGGGGACGAGGGTGTGGCTCGCCTCGCCCAACGCAAGGGCGCTCGCCGACGAATCGACGTGCCAGATCCGAGCCGCTCCGGCGAGCTCGGCGGCCGCCCCGAGACTTCCCGTGTAGGAGAACAGATCGAGAACGCTCTTCCCCTGAAGCTCCGACCCACGAATCAAACGCCTCAGCCCACGAAGGTCCAGGAACGTGCCCCCCTTCTGGCCGATTCTCACGGAAACCACCATTCGCTGCCCGTCCTCTTTCACGCCGATGGTCTCGGGCACCTCGCCGAAGACGACGCGGGGGCTTGGGGCAGCGTCCAGTCGGCGCTTGCCGGCACGGAGGAGCACACCCGAGAGATTCAGCAGGCCGCGGACGTAACGAGCCGCGAGACGGGCCACCCCGTCCGCTCCCGCCGCGTAGCTCGAAACGACGGCGACCGTATCGTACCGGTCGACAGTGACGGCGGGCAGCTGGTCGTTCTCCCCGTGCACGACCCGATAGGCGTTGGTCTCGTCGCACAGAGGAGCTCTTCGGGAGACCGAGGCTTCGACTCTCCGGCGGACCTCCTGGCTTCGGAACGGCTGGTCCCCTTTTCCGAGAATGCGGATGGCGATGGAGCCGCGCCGATGGTAGAAGCCGTGACCCACGACTCGATTGGCACCGTCCACGAGCTGAAGCCACTGGCCGTCGGGAAACACGGAGGCCGCCGAGCTCATGTGTTTCCGGAAGATCCAGGGATGGCCGCTCTCGAGTGCGGCCGTCGCGCGCTTGTTGAGCTGGTAGCGGCGGGGAGTCAAGAGCAAGCGTCCAACGTGTCTCAGAAATCTGCAGTATAATGGCAGATTGCCCGTATTCCTGACAGGAGTTTTGTGTTCCATGAAAGCTGATATCCACCCCAAATACCAAGAGATTCGAGTGAGCTGTGCCTGCGGCGAGACTTTTATGACCCGCTCGACCAAAGGCGAAAAAGAGATCAAGCTCGAGATCTGCTCCAAATGCCACCCGTTCTTCACCGGCAAGCAGAAACTCGTCGATTCCGCGGGCCGGGTCGAACGATTCAAACAAAAATATGGAGAGCGGCCGCGCAAGAGCGCCGGCCGTTGAGGTGCCAGAGTCGAGGATGAATCGATGAGAAACCTCGAAGACAAGCTCGACGCCGTCGAGAAGCGCTTCGAGGAGGTCACGGCAGAGCTGGGAAAACCGGAGGTCATCGCGGATCCCGCGCTCATCCACCGGTTGGCCAAGGTCCGCTCGGAGATGGAGCCCCTGGTGAACCTCTATCGAGCGCTCCGAACGACGCGAACCCAGCTCCAAGAGACCCGAGAAATGCTCAAAGAAGCGGAGGAGCCCGAGCTCAGAGCCCTGGCCTCGGAGGAGATCGAGAGGCTCGAGTCGGAGGAGAGCAGGCTTTTCGGGGAAGTGCGGCTCAAGCTCCTGCCCCGAGATCCCAACGACGAGCGCAATGTGCTCCTCGAGATCCGGGCGGGCACCGGAGGCGAAGAAGCGGCCCTGTTCGCTCAGGAGATATTCCGGATGTATTCCCTCTACGCGGAAGCCCAGGGGTTTCGTGTCGAGGTCATGAGCCTGAACGAGACGGGAATCGGCGGTATCAAGGAAGTGGTCGCCCTGGTCGAGGGCAAGGGCGCCTATAGCCGGCTCAAATATGAGAGCGGGGTGCATCGCGTCCAGAGGGTACCGGCAACCGAGGCCTCGGGACGGATCCACACGTCTGCCGTGACCGTCGCCGTCCTGCCGGAAGCGGAGGAGGTCGAGGTCGAAGTCGACCCCAAGGACTTGCGCATCGACACGTACTGTTCGTCCGGACCAGGAGGACAGAGCGTCAATACGACCAAGTCCGCGGTGCGCATCACCCACGTTCCCAGCGGCTTGGTGGTCACCTGTCAGGACGAAAAATCCCAGATCAAGAACAAGGCCAAAGCGATGCGCGTGCTTCGCTCGCGGCTATACGACCTCGCGCGCAAGGAGCAGCGCGACCAGATCGCCAGCGAGCGCAAGGGCCAGATCGGCTCGGGTGACCGTAGCGAGAAGATCCGCACCTACAATTTCAGGGACGGAAGGGTCTCCGATCATCGAATTCATCTGACGCTCCACCAGCTCGACTCGATCCTGGACGGAAATCTCGAGGAGCTGATCGACGCTCTCGCCACTCACTATCAGACCGAGAAGCTCAAAGAGGCCGAGGCTACCGTACAATCGTGACGACCGGGTCCGGTCCGAGCGCGATTAAGCTCATCGAGCGGGGCGCGGCCGAGCTCAGCGGCGCGGGAATACGAGACGCACGATTCGAGTCGGAGCTCCTCTTGCGGCATGCACTGGGCTGCTCGCGCGAACGGCTCCTGGCACGATGGAGAGACCCGGTATGCGCCGAAGGAGCCGGGCTATTCTTCCAGCTCGTGGAGCGCAGGCGGGGCCGCGTTCCCATACAGCATTTGCTCGGGAACCAGGAGTTCTACGGTCTTTCCTTCCGGATCACCCCCGCGGTGCTCATCCCTCGTCCCGAGACCGAAGGGGTGGTCGACGAAGCGTTGACCGAGCTCGAGGGACGGGAGCGTCCGCGTATCCTCGACGTCGGATGCGGAAGCGGTTGCATCGCGATCGCCCTCGCCGGGGCGATCCGCGGAGCCGAGGTATTCGCCGTCGATGCGTCTCCGGCTGCGCTCGCCGTCGCCCGGGAGAACACGCAGCGTCACGATCTCGGTCGGCGAATCGTCTTTCTCCATGGCGATCTCGTCGAGCCGGTACGCGGTGAAGCCCCCTTCGATGCGGTCGTCAGCAACCCGCCCTACATCGCCGATAGCGAGATGGAGAAGCTCGAGCCCGAAGTATCGGAGCACGAGCCCCGAATGGCGCTTGCGGGAGGCGCCGACGGCCTCGAGGTCATCGAACGCCTAGTTCCCCAAGCGCGCGACGTCCTCGCACCAGGGGGAGTCCTCGTACTCGAGATCGCCAAGGGCCAGGATCGTCGGGTCACACGAATCGTCGAACGGGCCGGGCTCGAGCTGCGACGCATCGCGCCCGATCTCGCCGGCATCCCGCGAATCGTCGTCGCTCGCAAGGGATAACCCTTGGACAAACTTCGGGTGATCGGCGGCCGTCGCCTCTCGGGCCGCGTCCGTATCGGGGGCGCGAAGAACGCCGCCCTACCGGCGATGGCGGCATCCCTTCTCACCGACGACCGCGTGCACCTCGAGAATCTCCCTGACGTCTGGGACGTGGGCACCATGCGGCGCCTCCTCCGGGATCTGGGAAGCGAGGTGGAGCCACTCGCGCCCGACGAAATCGAGATCGTGACGCGTGAGCTTCGCTCGCACGAGGCCCCCTACGAGCTGGTCAAGACGATGCGGGCCTCGGTTCTCGTGCTCGGACCTCTCCTGGCACGACACGGCAAGGCCCGTGTCTCCCTGCCGGGAGGCTGCGCCATCGGGGCTCGACCCATCGATCAGCATATCGGCGGGCTGAGGAAGCTGGGCGCTCGCGTGGTGCTCGAGCACGGCTTCGTCGAGGCGAGCTCGGACGGATTGAGAGGTGCCACGATTCGATTCCCGCGCGTGACCGTCACCGGGACCGAAAATCTCTTGATGGCGGCCACCCTCGCCCGGGGTGAGACGGTCCTGGAGAACGCCGCTCGAGAGCCCGAAGTCGTGGATCTCGCCGAGCTCCTGAGTGCGATGGGAGCCAGGATCGAGGGAGCCGGCAGCGACACGGTCCGAATCGAGGGCGTCTCGCGTCTCGGAGGCGCACGACACCGGATCGTGCCCGACCGCATCGAGACCGGCACGTTTCTCGTGGCCTCGGCTTTGCTCGGAGACGATGTGGTTCTCACTCGCTGTCGGCCGGACCACCTCGGGGCGGTGCTCGAGGCACTTCGACGAGCGGGAATCCCGATCGATTCGGGTGAAGATACGATCCGGGTGTCGTCGGCGACGCCCCGCGCGGTAGAGATCGTGACCGAGCCCTACCCGGGATTCCCTACCGACATGCAAGCCCAGCTGACGGTTCTCTTTACTCAGGCCCCGGGCCGAAGCTTCGTCACCGAGACGATTTTCGAGAATCGCTTCATGCACATTGCCGAGCTCGCTCGCATGGGAGCGCGGATACAGGTCTCCGGCAATCGGGCGTCGATCGAAGGACCAACCGTGCTCTCGGGGGCGAGGGTGATGGCGACCGACCTTCGCGCCAGCGCGTGCCTCGTACTGGCCGCGCTCGTCGCCGACGGCGAAAGCCTCATCGATCGCGTCTACCACCTCGACCGGGGCTACGAGCACATCGAGGCCAAGCTTCGCTCCCTGGGCGCGGAGGTGGAGCGTCTCCCCTGACGACGAGTCAGCCGCCGCCGTCGACTGGGGACTTCTCGCCTTCCGGAATCGTCAGGACGCCGTGCTTCAGAAGGAGCACCAGGGACGCAAGGGCCTCACAGCCCGAAATAGAACGTGTTCAGAGAGGGATCCCACCGCGAAGCGGATTCGTTCGAGAAGGCCGTTGTATCCAATTACGTTGGGACCCGGCCAGTCAGGGCAAACGAAGATGGTTGCTTCGACTGTCAGCGAGTCGCCTTCGTCCGCGAGCAGCGTTATGGGCGAGCGGTGAAGGTCGCCCGTATGGTCGCCGAGCCTGCTAGAAAGCCTCTGGCGGGGAACCAGACTGGCTTCTCGATCCGCGTACAGATTGGCGATTGCGCCTTCGAGAACGCACCATGGGGCAGCAGTATCGACCATAGCGGTGACGTCAACGTCGAGACCCGCAAGACGCACCGGGACGAAGATCCTTGCCTCGTAAAGGGTCCCGGGAGCGGTGTCGATAAAAGTACAAGCACCGGTGGCAAAGTCCGATGGGAGCACGCTTTTTCGGGGCGATCCTCGATTCAATCCGGAACGTGATGGATGAGAGGTCTGCGATCCGGCTTGAGCGGCTTCAGCGCGGCCATGAGCGCTCCGAAGTCTGCATCGGCAGCTAGGAGCTCCCCCCCCGACAGGGCGACCCACTTTCCTCGATGCTGCTCCTGATGCTGCGCAAGCCATTCCATATTGGTACGATGTGAAGAATCGCGAAGATTTGTGCGTCTGGCGTCACCCGGGTGGAGAGCCTCTTGCAGGGCCTTCAACTCCTCGGAGTCGGGGTGCTGTCGAACTGCGACGTCGGCCAGCTGCCGTGCGCTTGACGTCTTGCCGTCAGCGATGAGCGACCGCAACCGCACCGTGAGAACGTCCACCGCCTCTGACGATACGTCCTGCACGACGTCAGGCCCCTTGTGCTTTCCACTCATACTTAGATTCTACCGCGACACCATGATCCCATACACGGATGGCTCCAGCCAGCAACGCTTCGCCCTGGAGAAGCGTCGCAGCCGAGATCTCGGAGGCCGTCAGCAGCTCGAACCCGCGACCGTCGGGTCTCGGCGGGATGCAGCGGGGTCCCTGTGATTCTTCTCGCGCATGCGTACCGTCCGGCACGTCTCGGCGCCATTCGCTGAGTCATTTCCCCCATCACGACAATCGCGGTCTGGCGCATCGGTAAGTGCAATGGAATTTCCCTCTTCCAAATTGACCACCGTTACCGAGGCAGCTATGATAGTCCGAATTCGGACCAACGAATGGAGGCGCAGAAATGAAGACTCTACCACTTTCAGAAGCGAAGGCACGATTGAGCCAGCTCATCGAGGAGGTTGCCTCTCGAGATGAAGTCATCACCATCACTCGCAATGGAAGGCCGGCGGCCGTCCTGCTGAGCCCGGACGAGTTCGAAAGTTGGAAAGAGACGATCGCTGTCCGCTCCGATGCCGCGCTGATGAGTGAGATCCGCCGCGGGCTTCAGTCTCTCAAACGCGGCGGCAAGCTCTACTCGCTCGAGGAGTTGTTTCAGGATTCTGACCGCTAATGGCCATTGGCCGGAGACTGAAGCTTACCAAAGGGATGCGGTCGCTGATTCGACATCTCCATCCTGATCTAAAGCGGAAAGTAAGAGCCGCGCTGAAGGAGATTTTGGCGAACCCGGGTAGCGGGAAGAATTTGAAAAATCAACTGAGCGGTCTCAGGTCCTTCCGTATCGGTAAGCTCCGAATCATTTATCGACTAGCTTCGGGGGCAGTGGAGGTAATCGCTCTGGGGCCACGAAGAAACATCTATGCCGAGACGCTGCGCCTCCTGGAACGCGAAACTCCATGAGGCTTCCGGTACAACGCCTTTCGGATCGTCCGACCCAGGACCTCACCTCACACGAGGCGCTTGCCATGTTCGCATTCTCTGTGATCCGTGAGCTATCGGCATTGCGGAATCCCTCTCGTTGCACTACACTGTGGTGCATGAACAAGACAGAGGTCTATAGCTGGCGCCTATGTCCCGAGCTCAAGGCGAGGCTCGAGGAAGCGGCACGCGACGAAGAGACGAGCGTCGCTCAGCTTCTCGAGAAGATCGCGCGAGAATGGCTGGCTCTGTCGAGACGTGAGGACGACGATGTGGAGGAACAGCAGCGGCTTCACAGAGAAGCGGCTCGCCACGTCGGCTCGATACATGGTGGAGACCCTCGTCGCGCCCAGGAAGCGAGCGACCGCGTTCGCGACAAGCTAAAGAAAAAGCATGTCA is drawn from Vicinamibacteria bacterium and contains these coding sequences:
- a CDS encoding type II toxin-antitoxin system Phd/YefM family antitoxin; this encodes MKTLPLSEAKARLSQLIEEVASRDEVITITRNGRPAAVLLSPDEFESWKETIAVRSDAALMSEIRRGLQSLKRGGKLYSLEELFQDSDR